Within the Deltaproteobacteria bacterium genome, the region TCCTAGGTCCGACGATTCCAATTCTCAGCCAGAAATCCTTACTCCTGGTGAGCTGCTGCGCAAGTCTGTGCTCATCTACGGCGTCATGGCGATGATCGGTCTTACCGTGATGCGTTTGGTTCACAATAACTTGGCCTCCTCTTTTGTCTGGCCCCATGACTTAGCGGCTGGTGGTCGTCTCGTGGTGATCGGCGTGGTCGGTGCCGGGTTACTGTTGATAGCCAGTTATTTTTTCGAGGACTGGTTTCCCTCCTACCGAGAGCTTAAGGCACAGGTGACACGTCTGCTTGGCCCGAGCAGTGTGGTGACAGCACTCACACTTTCGCTGATCACGGCCGTGGGTGAGGAGACTCTGTTTCGTGGCGCTCTGCAACCAGTCGCAGGTATTTTTGTCGCCAGCTTGCTCTTCGGTATCCTGCATATGGGTCGCGATGGCCTGCTTTCGGCTTGGAGCTTGTGGGCTTTTTTGGCGGGGCTCTTGCTTGGTTGGATGTACATTGCGACGACCAGTCTTTGGCCCTGTCTCATTGCCCACTTTCTGGTGAACACGGTCTCAATCCTCAACCTGCGACGTAGCTACCGCAATCTGATGACCATTCCCGGTGCTTGCGTGGCGGTGCGGCGCCTCGAACCGGATCATGTGAGCGAGGACGAGTAGCTTTCCGCTTATGATTGCGAAGCATCCTCACATCTGTCTTTTTCAGCCGGAGATCCCGCAAAATACGGGTAGTATCGGGCGTCTTGCTGCCGGTGCCGGGTGTCGCTTGCATTTGATAAGGCCCTTTGGTTTTTCGACCGATGATCGCAATCTCAGGCGCGCGGGTCTCGACTACTGGCCGTTTTTGGATCTAGAGATTCACGATGATTTGGAGTCGCTTCTTGCGATGTTTCCCGGTCGGGTGGCCTTCTTCTCGAAGAGGGCGACCAAAACATACTGGGACATGCCGCCGACGACGGATCTCTTTATCTTCGGGCGGGAGACCAGTGGTCTACCTGACTGGGTGCATCAGCGCTATGCTGAGGATCTCTATCAAATCCCCATGTTTCATCCTGGGGTGCGCAGCCAAAATTTAGCTAATTCTGTGTCTGTAATTGTTTATGACCGCATTCGCAGACTCTACGAAAGCCCGGCATCTGGGCAGCCAAGGTGAATTCATGCAACAGGCAAATCATTTAGTGACCCCAAAGGCTCCTGCTACAGCTTGGCTACACAGCTATGTGGCCCCCTCGCTTCCGAGTGCCACTCCCTACAAGATCGATACGATGGCAGCCGCAATCAAACTCGACCAAAACGAAAGTCCGTGGGACTTGCCGGTTGCCATCAAACAAAAAGTACTCAATCGCCTCATGACGATGGAGTGGAATCGTTACCCATCTGCCTTTGCCGATGAGATAGCTGAAAAGATCGCCAGCAGCGCCGGCTTTGCGCCTGGTACTGTCCTGTTGGGTCCGGGGTCTAACTATCTAGTTGCTCTGATTCTGACGACATTTGGCAAGGGGATCATGAACGGACAAGGCACCTTAGTGGTGGCTCGGCCGTCGTTTCCACTCTATGAGTCACACAGTCGGTACGAGGGTATTCCCTATTCAACGTGGGATCTCAACGCCGATCTCGAGTACGATGTGAATAAGCTGCCGCCGCTGGCGCGCGGCTCCATCGTCATGTTTGCATCGCCCAATAACCCCGTTGGTAATGTACTGCCGCGTCAAACCTTGATTGAACTACTCGAAAGATTCCCCGACACGTTGTTTGTCGCCGATGAGGCGTATTTTGAGTATGCCTCAGAGCCTTACGCAGATCTTTTGGCTGAGTACAGTAACCTGCTTTTGCTCCGCACCTTCTCAAAAACGATGGGCTGTGCCGGTGTTAGGCTAGGCTATGTGGTTGGTCACGAGCAGTATTTGCATCTCCTGCGTAAGCCGCGCCTGCCATTTCTGCTAAACCATTTCACCCTAGCTTGTGCCGACGTGCTCCTGAGTGACGAAGAGACTAAGACGCACCTGCAGCGTATCCGCGAGAATGCTCTTGAGCAGCGCGACCGAGTCTACGTGGCGCTCAAAAATATCGGGCAGACCAAGGGCTTCTTTGTCAAAGATTCTTCGGCCAACTTCCTACTGCTGCGCTGGCCAGACAAGGATCAGGCCTTAGCTGTCTATGCTGGCCTAATCAAAGCCGGAATTTTAGTCCGCAACGTCGGTGCTGCACCGTCCCTAGCGGGATGTTTACGCGTAACTATCGGTGACGAACGTGAGAACGAGGCGCTCATCGCGGCGATGAGTAAGCTCTAGCCTGGTGATAGGATGCGACACCTTGAAGTGGATAATTACAAAAGATCCGTGCTAGCTTGAAATGATATCGCCCGACTTGATGGAAAGGTGTCATGTTCAAACTGTTTGCTAAACCATTATCGCGGGCTGATCAAGACGCTATCGTTTCAGCTAAATTGGTCTGGATACTAAGCCAAGTAAATCCGACGCGAGTTATATTGTTCGGGTCGGCTGCGAGTTATCAAATGACTGATGCATCCGACATCGACTTAATCCTGACTTTTGCCAGTATTGAGGAGCGAGACAGCTCAAGAGTCATGCTTTTTAAATCTCGGCCCAAAGACGATTGGCCACATGACCTTTTACTTTTAACTGAAGAGGAGTTTGCTCAATCCGTGGCAAAAGGTGGCGGCGCTGCTTATTTGGCCAGTCAAGAGGGGCGGGTTCTCTACCAGTCCGGAGGAAATCATGAGTCCGCGTAAACAGGAGCGTCGCTTTGCCAAGGAATACGCGCAGGTCTTGTGGCGCATTGCAGAGGGCGACTTCAGAACCGTATTAGTCTTGGCAAAGGCCTCTGACTACCGAGTCGAAAACGCTTTTTACCTGGCACAGCAATCCATTGAAAAGGCACTCAGGGCAGTATTAGTTCATCGTGGCATCGCCATACCAATGATACATGATTTGTCCGCACTACTCAGTAAACTGCCAGATGACTGTGATTCTCCTTATGGTTACGAACTTAACGCGCTAAGCGAGTACGCAACGATCCGTCGCTATGAGGAAGGCAGCTGGACTCCGACCAGCGAAGAGCTGCAGGATATTTTGACCAAAACAAAAGCAATGTTGGATTGGGCCAAGAGTAAAATCTAATAAGTGCTTCATCCGCGAGGTTTCTTGGTTTCACTGGTCATGGTGACAGCGCCGCCTAGTATGGTCGCGATCACTGGGATATCTTTAATCTTCCGCGGATCTGAGCTTTGGGGGTCGCTGTCAAGAACCACAAAATCGGCGTACTTACCGGCTTCGATACTACCGACTTTGTCCTCGACACCTAGGGTGTACGCAGCGTCTATGGTCACCATGCGCAACGCCTGATACACACTGATTTTTTCGGCGGGAGCGACGAGTTGGCCTGAATAAAGCTCGCGGCGATTCACGGCAAACCACACCTCAGTGAGTGGTAGCGGTGGTGCCACCGGAGTGTCGGTGTGCATCGACACCACGACACCCTCGCGCAGGAGTGTGCCCATGCGTGTGGCTAGCGAGGCGCGGTCCGTGCCGAGTGAGTCGCTTTGCACGTGCGCGCGCATATAACCGTAGGCCGGATTGACACTCACGACGGCGCCGAGAGCCTTGACCTTGCGGGCATCTGAGCTGGATGAAATGCCGTAATGCTCGAACGTGAAACGGTGATCAAAGCGCGGCTTGCGGTTTTGCAACTCTTGCAGCGCCGCCAGAGTAAGAGCGTTACCCAGGCTGCCATTGCTGTGGACGTGAATATGGAAGCCGCTGTCCCAGAATGGACTCATATGATCTGCGAATTCCTTCGTTGACTTGTAGAAAATCACCCCATCGTGCCAATCCGTATAACGCGGATTAGCGACCTTCATGGTGTTCGCAAGGTAGGCATCATCAGCGAAATATTTCACGCCTTTAAAAATCAAATAGTCATTATTTTCTTGCTCGAGAGCGCGCGCTCTGGTTGGGGCCTCTTTACTATAAGCCTCAATCAGGTTGGGGCCGTTAACGATCGTGACTAATCTTTGGTTTCTAAATTTGGACTTCGTGAAGTTTTTCACCAGAGCCACTTCTTGCTCTACGTCTAATGACCCTAAAGACAGTTCACTCATTGTAGTCAAGCCATGCTGCTGGGCTAAGTCGCTCTGATACTGCATGTTGGATAGGAGTTGGCTCGGTTTGAAGACATCGCGCATAGCTGCGCGCATGATCAGAGTTGATGCCGACACACCAAGAAATGAGCCGCTCAGTTCCCCTTGTTCGGTCAGTCCGACACCGAGCGTTTTCTTGGCTGTTGCGAGATCCAAATCGTAATGCTTCAGAGCAGCGGTGTTCGCGAAAACATTATGCTCCGATGAATCCCAAACTAGGATCGGACGTGACTTAGAGACTTTGTCTAAGAACGCGCGATCAATCGGTCCACCCATCGCACTGACATCATAGCCCCAGGCAAAGAGCAGATCAGAGGGATTAGCGAGCTTGCTATCATATTCTTTGAGTTTAACGATCACCTCGTCTTTAGATTTGATGCCAGGGAAAGGTGAATCATAGGCACGCAGCGTCGGCAGTGCGGTCAGCAAATTACTCGCCATCGCCGTACCGCCTAAAATGGGATGGCCGTGTGCTTCGACAAAGCCGGGGTATAAAACCTTATTGGCGAAACGACGATCAATCGTGTGGGGATAGCGTTTGAGCCAAGGTCCTAGCTCTTCAAGCGTTCCGACGGAGAAAATGCGACCGTCCGCAGTAGCTACAGCTGTGGCCTCCGGCAGTCCAGGGTCCATGGTGACGATCTTTTTAGCGACAAACACGTTGAGGTGAGTCGGTTTTGCGATGACTTCGCTGGGGTCATTTGCCGCTATGTCAGCTTGAGCGGATGCGGTGAATGTCTGAGTAGCTAAAAGTAGTGCTAGAGTGATTTGCCGTATGACGTAGCTGAAGTATTGGCGCCCCATGTATAAGCAACCTCATATTTTAAAGTTGCCCAAATTTACAGCGCAAATGTTCGATTTTCTACGAAAAAATTTGAGGTCGTCTTAACTACGGCAACATCCTACGTTGGATGCCGAGCAGCGAGCAATCGTCCTGCGCCCTACTATTTTGGAGATGATGTTGATAGTTTTGCAGTACGAGATCCTTCAGATCTTCCTCGTTTGTAGCCTGCTCCAAGATTTTTTTGATTTCATTGCGGCGCCGTTTAATGTTTTGACCTGGGCCGTTCTCTATCAGGCCGTCTGTTATCAGTAACAGGAGATCACCCGGGTTAAATGAGAAGCGGACGAATTCCACGCTATCTACAAGGCCTAAGGGGTTTCCACGCGCGACAAGTATTTCCGCCTTATTGCCCCTTTTCAGTAATATGGGGACATGTCCTGCGTTGTGATAAAGACCATCTCCCGTCCTGAGGTCGATCACCAAGAATGCCATAGTCATGAGATGATCCGATCTGACACCCGCGGTCGTCACCGCTCGGTTAGCAGCGCGCACGATCACTTCAAGGCATTGTTCAGGGCTGTTCGCTGCGCCGCGCGGCAGCAAATCGTAGGCTGAAGAAATGGCGCCGCATACCGCGCCGGTCACAAGTGCAGCTGGGACACCGTGACCAGTAACATCACCAATCTGCACGTAGAGCCAGTCATTGGTGCGTTCATGGTAGTAGCCGTACCAGTCACCGCCCGTTTCGTCGGCAGAGATATAAGCGGCGCTGATGCCAACGCCGGGAATAGCCCCCGTAGGCGGCAGTAGGGAATTTTGCACGGCTTGCGCTGCCCGCATCTGTCCTTCAAGTCGGACTTTTTCCTTTGCCGTGGTGAGGTGCTGCACATTGCGTATCGAAATGGCACCTTGTGCAGCTATGAGGCTGAGAGTCTTCATCCGCCCTGCGTTAAAGACGCCTTTGCTGAGATCGTTTTCAAGATAGAGGATCCCAACCAGATCACCTTGGTTCTCAATCGGAATACAGGCAATCGAGGCACACTGCGATTTCACGATATAAGGGTCGGTTGCAAATTTGGGGTCTTGCTTTGCATCGTCGAGCACTACGGTTTGCTGCATTCGCAGAGCCAGGTTAACGACGCTGATCGCTAGCTCCTCATTCAAGGTGTCGAGCTGACGCGGACGCAAATCCGCGCTGAATTCCGAGGTCAAAGTAGCGCTGATATGGGAGACCAAGATGGGTCCCTCTTTGATAAGAATAAGTCCGCGCCGCGCACCTGCAGCTTCTAGCGTAATTTTGGCTAGGCTTTGGATGAGTGACTCGATGGTGAGTTCACTTGAAATTGCCTGGCATGCGCGGCAGATGCTTTCAATGTCGAGTGCCTCGCCGAGGTTTGAGTAAGTGGCGGTTATTTTATTTTTGATGGAGGTGGCAATCTCTGGCGACTTAAGAGCGCTAAATTCGGCGTCGAGCAACGCGACTTTAGCCCTGGACCCGGAGGTAGCAAAGAGGTTGCGAGCTTTCCGTAAATAAGCGAGGCCCGAATACTGATCTCCCAACGTCAGGGAATATCGCCCCGATCGCTCATAGGCCAAGGCTTGGAGTGATGAAATGCCGGATTCCGTCGACCATTTTCGTGCCTCCTGGTATTCCCTGAGCGCCAGTGCGTCTTGGCCTCGAAGGCGCGCCATTTCCGCGCCCAGAATGTGGTGAGAAAAGCCGTAGTAGAGTGGGCTGCGTTTGGCAAGTATTTTGACCAAGTTTAGAAATGGCCGCATCTTGAGTGTAGCCATGCGACTGAAGGTTTGACGTGTCATGGCAGCAAAGCGAGCGATGCTGGCGTAGGTACGATTATAAACAAATCCGTAACCTAACCAAGACGTTGACCATTCAAAGGAGGATGCTTTCTTATACTCCTGTACAGACTCTTCGTAGCGGCCAAGGATGGTAAATAGCATATAGCGACACATATGGTAGCCATTGCGCACCATAGCGGACTGATGCTCAAGAACTCTCTGCATAGCTTCATCGTCGGTGATGGCTGGGAGCGGGATGCCACATGGTTTTTCGGTCAGTTCGCTGAGGAAGAGACAGTAGATGCCAAAGTAGAGGGCCATCTGCTCCTGGCGGTATCGCTTAAGTGTAAAATAATATCCTGGTGCGGATTGAAGCAGGTGATCAAGATTTTCTGCAAGGCTCTTGCGAGCAAGCAGGGAGACTACGGCATGCCCGGCAAACTCAAGGTCGCCGTTGGAGATAAATGATCCTAAGAGCTGCTCGAGGGTCTGGATACCCTCTCGCGGAATTTCGCTCCAAGTCCGAAGGATAGAGTGATAGAAGAATGAGGTTCTCAAATAGGTTTTGGTGTAACCACGCTCGCGACTAGTTTCAATCAGAGCTTGCATCATAGCATCAGCTTGATCAAATCGCCTGAACGTACCAGCTAGCACCAAAGCATAACTTGCAATGGAATGGTTGCTCGGCTCAGTCATTCCATACTTTAGGGTCTGGCGCACGCCGCGCATAATAAGCAATGCGACAAGATTTTTGTTTACAAATGCAGCGGCCATGCCAATGTCGGCAGATAGTGATCTTATCGCAATCTGGGTTGGGTCCTTTAATTCTGGCAGCGTCCGTAGCTTTGCAATTTCTCTCGTGTTAAAGGTGATCATCGTACGTAAAGTGTCGAAAAATACCCTAAAACTCGAAGGATGCTCGTTGAGATTGTCACCTAACATCGCCAGACCCTGGCAGCCGATCTGAATAGCCTCTTTATAGCGTGCTGCTTCGGACAGAGCTTGGCACATCGCACTGTAAGCCGGGCTGATCGCTAAGGCATCGGACTTCTTCGCACTACTGATAAGGTTACGAAAAAGAATCTCAAGTTTTTCAGATTGGTCGGCATGGTAAGCAACCTCAATCAAGCGCACATGAAGTTGAAGTGCCGTCTGATAGTCCTCGTCCCATGGCTGCGAACCAAGTGCCCTAAGACCCAGCTCGAATGCCTCATAAGCCGGGTGGTAGGCAGCACCTTTGGCTACAAGATTGCCTGCTTTAAGGCATAATTTTGCCAGATCTAGCCGCTCTTCCTCCGCTAAAAGATCGATAGCGGCGGAAAGGTGGCCGGTTGCCTCAATCAGAAGTCGTGGTTCTTGGGCCCTTGCGAGGAAGCGGCCCACTCTCAAGTGGGCCCTCGTTAGCTCATGATGCGCGAGTAGGTGACGCGCAGTTTCCTGGACGCGGTCGTGGGCGAAGCGAAAGCGCACGTCGATGTCAGCTTCTGCCGTCGCAAGGAGCCTATACTCGGAATCGATGGGAATTAAGATGTCCGCGTTGATAGCGGGCCCAAGCACTTTACCTAGTTGAGGGCCATCAACTTCTAAAACCCCAGCGAGTGACATGAGCGAAAACTCGCGACCGATTAGTGCTGCATGTGCAAGGGCCGAGCGGCAGGAATCATCCAGCCGACGTAGTTCAGCCAAAACAACTTCGATTACATTTTCCGCGATGGGAATGGTGGCAAGCGCCTCAGGATCATAAACAAACCGACGATTGTTCGCATCGAATTTAATGGTACCTCGTTCGTGGATGAGATGAAGTAGTTTAACGATAAAGAAAGGATTGCCAGCGCTTTTCTTGGTGATTAGACGGGCTAGTGGGGCAGCGTTTAGGGTGTCACAGTGTAGGGTATCCGCGACGAGACTAGTGACGGCCTCTAGTCCTAGAGGGCGCAGATCTAGGCGTACTATCTGGACCTCGCGTTCCCTAAGGCGATTTAATGTTATATGCAAGGGATGGCCTTCGCCGACCTCTTCATCACGATAAGCGAAGATGAGCAGGAGCGATTGATCGCCGGTTTTTGAGCCCAGGACCTCGAGAAGCCGTAAAGAGGCACCATCTGCCCACTGCAGGTCATCCAGAAATAGTACGAGGGGACGGCCTGGATCGGCGAAGCAGCATAGGAAGTTTTCGAAGGCAAGGTTGAGGCGGTTCATAGCCTCGAGTGGCGCCAGTGGCGCAATTGGCGGTAAGGGACCCATCAGGAGCGAGAGTTCAGGGACTAAATCGGCAACCACTTGGCCGTTGTCGCCGAGGGCCTTCGTGATTTTTTGGCGCCAGGCCTCAAGCCTTGCATTATCTAGCGACAGAAGGCTAGAGACCAGTGGCTTTAGGGCCTGAGTTAGTGCCAAAAAAGGTGCGTTGCGGATATTTTGCTCAAACTTGCCCGAAGCAAGAAATCCCCCATTTGCAGCACAGTTTCTGACGAGCTCGTGGACCAGGGCCGACTTGCCGATCCCGGAGGGTCCAGTGACCTTGACGATGATTGACTCAGAATTTCTGGCACGCGCAAAGGCGTCGGTGAGCATTGCCACCTCTGCCTCGCGTCCGTAGACGCGCGCAGGAATCATGAAGGATCTAGCAATGTCATTGGCTCCAAGCTCTATGGCAACGTGGGGGGAGCTGAGGCACAAGTTTAGATCGTGTGCGAGGCCGCGCGCCGACTGGTAACGGTGCTCGGCCTCCTTGGCGAGAAGCTTGATAAGAATGCGGCAAAGAAGCGGTGGAAGATTTGGGTAAAGATCCGCAGGTGACGGAGCAGCCCGAGCAATATGGCTATGAATCAGCTCTACAGGGTCAGTGCTCGTAAATGGTAGAGATCCTGTCAGCAGCTGATAGAAGGTCACCCCGAGTGCATATAAGTCGCTGCGCAAATCGACGGGCCGATTCATTCTGCCGGTTTGCTCTGGGGCAATATACGAGAGGGTTCCCTCGATCGTATCAATGCTATCCGCTGTGGTTGTTTCGCGCGAAAGTTTGGTCGCGATGCCAAAGTCGATGATTTGGATCTGGCCGAGATCAGGCGTGGCAATAATATTTGCAGGGCAGATATCTTTATGTATCACTCCGTATTCATGAACTACAGCGAGTGCTTCGGTCATCTTGAGAGCTATCGGAATAAACGATTGCCATTGCCCTTTTGTATCTTTGACTATGGTATCCAGGCTGCGACCACCAATGTCCTCGAAGACGATCGTCCATTGCCCGTCCCAGAGGAGCAGATCGAGGGGGCGGGCAATGTGTGGGCTTTGGAATTCGCTGGATAGAGTGTGCTCGAGGCGAAACCTAGCTAGTTCAGTGGGTGATGGTGGGTCATTCACTAGGATTTTCAGGATGACGGATCGTCCATCGTCGAGACGTCGACCGCGAAGCACCTTGGTGCGTGACCCTTCATAGAGCAGCTCGTCAATTGCGAAGCCTACTTGCTGCTTGGTGTCAAGTGCCATAGGTCACCGGTTTAGGGGGGGGGCGGCTGTTGAGAATGATATTTAACTTTAGTTTACCTGGGCGGAGGGTATGCGGCAATCTCGCATTGGGTGATTCATGATCTTGAAACCTTAACTCGAGAAAGCGTATTCGGAAGATTTTTGGAGCTGTGCCAATGGTGTCTGATCATCGTCGATTGTGCGATTAGACGCAAATTATGAACATTACCGTTCATAATGTGACGATCAAATGAAGTTTTGTTCTGGAGATTCTCCTGGATTCATTTGACACGACTATCATCATCGTATTATCTGGCGGCCTTCATTCAAAGGCCGCTGTAGCTAATTAGTAGGCAAATGGATCCTTGGTTTTGGCGCAAACAATTTAAAATTAGGTGTGAACAATGAAAAAAATGATTTCTGTCTCGGTTGTGGTAATGACGGTTGGTTACTCTACGATGGCAAGCGCTGCGTTTGTTTGTGGATGTTGGGGTAACAAGAGACCGACCAACAATCCAAGTAAAAACTTTTGCGACTACAGTCAGGCGGCGAGCAATAACGGTTGGGGCTGGAATGCAGCGACGCAAAAACCTTGTCCCCCGCAAAACGGCCAAGGCTACTGTGACTACAGCCATGCCGATAGCAACGATGGTTGGGGGTGGAATCCGGTCACGAATACTTCTTGTCGCTAATTGAGACCCGTACGATCCAATTGTGGAACCGACGCCCTTGCGTTGCTTCCACAATTGTGAGCCAGTCCATTTCACAACTGTGAGCCACCCTCCTGGTCAAACCAGGTCAGAATGGATATGTTAAGCAAACTAATCATGTTGCAAAACTAGCGAGGATTTGCGCGATGGACATTTTCCTCTGTGAAGTCTGTCATCGACCTGGTCCAGAGCCCATTTGTTCGCGACGATGCCAAGGTTTAAGGAAACTGAAATCGTCACTTAACACTGCAGAGGTACGCCGAAGAATCTTAGAGCAACTTGCAAAACTCGAAAAGGACTCCAGCATCTGTCCAGGTCGCTTGGCAAAGATAGTTTTAGACAGTATGGAAATTCATTTGAAAGAGGAACGCGATGCACTGAGCATCTTGCGGGAGGACTTGTTTACCATGCGGGATGAGGGTGTTCTTCGATTTTTTCAGAAAAATGTTTTGGTGCCAAAGGCTCGGGGTCCACTTGATCTCAGGGGGCCTTTTCGACTAAAGCCTAAGTGGGGCGCCTCAGTTTGAGCGGTCTAATTCGTGATGCACGTTTCAGGTCTTTTATAAGTGTTACCCAACTTCACCGTTACTTTCTTGGGCATATGGCCATTTTACCCGACTCGTTCCTGGATACCGAATTCTTATATTAGCCGCGCATTTGCTGGACTTTTTGTCCAAAGGATGGGGTCCACCTCAGTACTTGGTTTATCTTTAGGGTGTTCGGGAGGTAATCCCGCGACGTTTAGTGAAAGCGGTCCGGTCTTTATGACTGTTGACCAGGACCTGTTGACAGACGTTTTGGCTACACCGAAACTGAGCGCGGTGGAGATCGAGGCGATGGAAAAGATGTCGGTTACTGAGGTGCTGACTGGCCCCGACCTAAAAATCCCTCCGGGGGCAAGCATAGTCGTAGGCGGGACGCGTATACCTAATTTTGACAAGATTTATTCACAGTGGCAGGTAGATGTAGCTCAGCTCTCGAAAGAGTACAAAACCTGGGGAGCTCTCCGTGCAGCCGTA harbors:
- a CDS encoding CPBP family intramembrane metalloprotease, producing MNPRSDDSNSQPEILTPGELLRKSVLIYGVMAMIGLTVMRLVHNNLASSFVWPHDLAAGGRLVVIGVVGAGLLLIASYFFEDWFPSYRELKAQVTRLLGPSSVVTALTLSLITAVGEETLFRGALQPVAGIFVASLLFGILHMGRDGLLSAWSLWAFLAGLLLGWMYIATTSLWPCLIAHFLVNTVSILNLRRSYRNLMTIPGACVAVRRLEPDHVSEDE
- a CDS encoding tRNA (cytidine(34)-2'-O)-methyltransferase, which translates into the protein MIAKHPHICLFQPEIPQNTGSIGRLAAGAGCRLHLIRPFGFSTDDRNLRRAGLDYWPFLDLEIHDDLESLLAMFPGRVAFFSKRATKTYWDMPPTTDLFIFGRETSGLPDWVHQRYAEDLYQIPMFHPGVRSQNLANSVSVIVYDRIRRLYESPASGQPR
- a CDS encoding histidinol-phosphate aminotransferase family protein; protein product: MTAFADSTKARHLGSQGEFMQQANHLVTPKAPATAWLHSYVAPSLPSATPYKIDTMAAAIKLDQNESPWDLPVAIKQKVLNRLMTMEWNRYPSAFADEIAEKIASSAGFAPGTVLLGPGSNYLVALILTTFGKGIMNGQGTLVVARPSFPLYESHSRYEGIPYSTWDLNADLEYDVNKLPPLARGSIVMFASPNNPVGNVLPRQTLIELLERFPDTLFVADEAYFEYASEPYADLLAEYSNLLLLRTFSKTMGCAGVRLGYVVGHEQYLHLLRKPRLPFLLNHFTLACADVLLSDEETKTHLQRIRENALEQRDRVYVALKNIGQTKGFFVKDSSANFLLLRWPDKDQALAVYAGLIKAGILVRNVGAAPSLAGCLRVTIGDERENEALIAAMSKL
- a CDS encoding nucleotidyltransferase domain-containing protein, whose product is MFKLFAKPLSRADQDAIVSAKLVWILSQVNPTRVILFGSAASYQMTDASDIDLILTFASIEERDSSRVMLFKSRPKDDWPHDLLLLTEEEFAQSVAKGGGAAYLASQEGRVLYQSGGNHESA
- a CDS encoding HEPN domain-containing protein, encoding MSPRKQERRFAKEYAQVLWRIAEGDFRTVLVLAKASDYRVENAFYLAQQSIEKALRAVLVHRGIAIPMIHDLSALLSKLPDDCDSPYGYELNALSEYATIRRYEEGSWTPTSEELQDILTKTKAMLDWAKSKI
- a CDS encoding amidohydrolase, which encodes MDPGLPEATAVATADGRIFSVGTLEELGPWLKRYPHTIDRRFANKVLYPGFVEAHGHPILGGTAMASNLLTALPTLRAYDSPFPGIKSKDEVIVKLKEYDSKLANPSDLLFAWGYDVSAMGGPIDRAFLDKVSKSRPILVWDSSEHNVFANTAALKHYDLDLATAKKTLGVGLTEQGELSGSFLGVSASTLIMRAAMRDVFKPSQLLSNMQYQSDLAQQHGLTTMSELSLGSLDVEQEVALVKNFTKSKFRNQRLVTIVNGPNLIEAYSKEAPTRARALEQENNDYLIFKGVKYFADDAYLANTMKVANPRYTDWHDGVIFYKSTKEFADHMSPFWDSGFHIHVHSNGSLGNALTLAALQELQNRKPRFDHRFTFEHYGISSSSDARKVKALGAVVSVNPAYGYMRAHVQSDSLGTDRASLATRMGTLLREGVVVSMHTDTPVAPPLPLTEVWFAVNRRELYSGQLVAPAEKISVYQALRMVTIDAAYTLGVEDKVGSIEAGKYADFVVLDSDPQSSDPRKIKDIPVIATILGGAVTMTSETKKPRG
- a CDS encoding GAF domain-containing protein — its product is MALDTKQQVGFAIDELLYEGSRTKVLRGRRLDDGRSVILKILVNDPPSPTELARFRLEHTLSSEFQSPHIARPLDLLLWDGQWTIVFEDIGGRSLDTIVKDTKGQWQSFIPIALKMTEALAVVHEYGVIHKDICPANIIATPDLGQIQIIDFGIATKLSRETTTADSIDTIEGTLSYIAPEQTGRMNRPVDLRSDLYALGVTFYQLLTGSLPFTSTDPVELIHSHIARAAPSPADLYPNLPPLLCRILIKLLAKEAEHRYQSARGLAHDLNLCLSSPHVAIELGANDIARSFMIPARVYGREAEVAMLTDAFARARNSESIIVKVTGPSGIGKSALVHELVRNCAANGGFLASGKFEQNIRNAPFLALTQALKPLVSSLLSLDNARLEAWRQKITKALGDNGQVVADLVPELSLLMGPLPPIAPLAPLEAMNRLNLAFENFLCCFADPGRPLVLFLDDLQWADGASLRLLEVLGSKTGDQSLLLIFAYRDEEVGEGHPLHITLNRLREREVQIVRLDLRPLGLEAVTSLVADTLHCDTLNAAPLARLITKKSAGNPFFIVKLLHLIHERGTIKFDANNRRFVYDPEALATIPIAENVIEVVLAELRRLDDSCRSALAHAALIGREFSLMSLAGVLEVDGPQLGKVLGPAINADILIPIDSEYRLLATAEADIDVRFRFAHDRVQETARHLLAHHELTRAHLRVGRFLARAQEPRLLIEATGHLSAAIDLLAEEERLDLAKLCLKAGNLVAKGAAYHPAYEAFELGLRALGSQPWDEDYQTALQLHVRLIEVAYHADQSEKLEILFRNLISSAKKSDALAISPAYSAMCQALSEAARYKEAIQIGCQGLAMLGDNLNEHPSSFRVFFDTLRTMITFNTREIAKLRTLPELKDPTQIAIRSLSADIGMAAAFVNKNLVALLIMRGVRQTLKYGMTEPSNHSIASYALVLAGTFRRFDQADAMMQALIETSRERGYTKTYLRTSFFYHSILRTWSEIPREGIQTLEQLLGSFISNGDLEFAGHAVVSLLARKSLAENLDHLLQSAPGYYFTLKRYRQEQMALYFGIYCLFLSELTEKPCGIPLPAITDDEAMQRVLEHQSAMVRNGYHMCRYMLFTILGRYEESVQEYKKASSFEWSTSWLGYGFVYNRTYASIARFAAMTRQTFSRMATLKMRPFLNLVKILAKRSPLYYGFSHHILGAEMARLRGQDALALREYQEARKWSTESGISSLQALAYERSGRYSLTLGDQYSGLAYLRKARNLFATSGSRAKVALLDAEFSALKSPEIATSIKNKITATYSNLGEALDIESICRACQAISSELTIESLIQSLAKITLEAAGARRGLILIKEGPILVSHISATLTSEFSADLRPRQLDTLNEELAISVVNLALRMQQTVVLDDAKQDPKFATDPYIVKSQCASIACIPIENQGDLVGILYLENDLSKGVFNAGRMKTLSLIAAQGAISIRNVQHLTTAKEKVRLEGQMRAAQAVQNSLLPPTGAIPGVGISAAYISADETGGDWYGYYHERTNDWLYVQIGDVTGHGVPAALVTGAVCGAISSAYDLLPRGAANSPEQCLEVIVRAANRAVTTAGVRSDHLMTMAFLVIDLRTGDGLYHNAGHVPILLKRGNKAEILVARGNPLGLVDSVEFVRFSFNPGDLLLLITDGLIENGPGQNIKRRRNEIKKILEQATNEEDLKDLVLQNYQHHLQNSRAQDDCSLLGIQRRMLP
- a CDS encoding DUF3253 domain-containing protein gives rise to the protein MDIFLCEVCHRPGPEPICSRRCQGLRKLKSSLNTAEVRRRILEQLAKLEKDSSICPGRLAKIVLDSMEIHLKEERDALSILREDLFTMRDEGVLRFFQKNVLVPKARGPLDLRGPFRLKPKWGASV